A portion of the Parasedimentitalea marina genome contains these proteins:
- the ctrA gene encoding response regulator transcription factor CtrA, producing MRILLVEDDPTTAKSIELMLTHANLNVYVTDLGEEGIDLAKLYDYDLILLDLNLPDMNGHEVLRQLRLSRIETPILILTGEDDTENKIKGFGFGADDYMTKPFHREELVARIHAIIRRSKGHSQSIIKTGKIAVNLDAKTVDVDGKSVHLTGKEYQMLELLSLRKGTTLTKEMFLNHLYGGMDEPELKIIDVFICKLRKKLSNATDGENYIETVWGRGYVLRDPQEDHMANSPRMAVGA from the coding sequence ATGCGCATACTTCTGGTGGAAGACGACCCAACAACAGCAAAAAGCATTGAACTGATGCTAACGCACGCAAATCTGAACGTTTACGTGACGGATTTGGGTGAAGAAGGCATCGATCTAGCCAAGCTGTACGATTATGATTTGATCCTGCTGGATTTGAATTTGCCGGACATGAATGGGCATGAGGTGCTACGGCAGTTGCGGTTGTCTCGGATTGAAACGCCGATTCTGATTCTGACCGGCGAAGACGATACAGAGAATAAAATCAAGGGTTTCGGTTTTGGTGCCGACGACTACATGACCAAACCGTTCCACCGCGAAGAACTGGTTGCTCGCATTCACGCTATTATCCGCCGCTCTAAGGGGCATTCGCAGTCTATCATCAAAACCGGCAAAATTGCCGTTAATCTTGATGCGAAAACTGTAGATGTGGATGGTAAGTCCGTGCACCTGACGGGCAAGGAATATCAGATGCTGGAACTGCTGAGCCTGCGTAAGGGAACGACCCTTACAAAGGAAATGTTCCTGAACCATCTATATGGCGGCATGGATGAGCCGGAGTTGAAGATTATTGACGTATTTATCTGTAAGTTGCGCAAGAAGTTGAGCAATGCAACAGATGGCGAAAACTATATCGAAACTGTTTGGGGCCGGGGCTATGTTCTACGGGACCCGCAGGAAGATCATATGGCCAATAGCCCACGAATGGCTGTTGGTGCCTGA
- the lpxB gene encoding lipid-A-disaccharide synthase, with protein MSLRVFILAGEPSGDRLGGALMAGLHDLAPGVSFEGVGGPMMMAQGLSSQFPMDELSIMGIAEVLPKYLHLKRRIREVADAVIASKPDVLITIDAPDFSLRVAKLVKQSSSIRTVHYVAPSVWAWRPGRAKKMAKVIDHVLALLPFEPKFMQAAGMECDFVGHPVVAEPQATPTEITDFRSEFGLGDAPFVLALPGSRRSEVQKLAPVFGEALVAFQKSNPKMRVVVPAAAAVASLVRENLQDWPSDAIVVDPGDFEPETAQAHKRAAFAAADLALAASGTVSLELAAASTPMVIAYRFQWLTWRIMKAVALIDTVTLVNLVTCSRFVPECLGSECTPVKIVSALTKVADDPSDQKKAMALTMSQLGQGGEAPGLRAARAVLDRLP; from the coding sequence ATGAGCCTTCGGGTGTTTATTCTGGCTGGCGAACCCTCGGGTGACCGGCTGGGCGGCGCTTTGATGGCAGGGCTGCATGACCTGGCCCCTGGCGTATCCTTCGAGGGGGTCGGCGGGCCGATGATGATGGCGCAGGGGTTATCGTCACAGTTTCCAATGGACGAGCTGTCGATCATGGGAATCGCGGAGGTGCTGCCTAAGTACCTGCATTTGAAACGCCGCATCCGTGAGGTTGCTGATGCGGTGATTGCCAGCAAGCCGGATGTGCTGATCACCATCGACGCTCCGGATTTCTCTTTGCGTGTTGCGAAGCTAGTGAAACAATCCAGTTCCATCCGAACTGTGCACTATGTGGCACCTTCGGTTTGGGCCTGGCGCCCAGGTCGTGCCAAAAAGATGGCCAAGGTCATTGATCACGTCTTGGCGTTGCTGCCTTTCGAGCCGAAGTTTATGCAAGCCGCAGGGATGGAGTGTGATTTCGTTGGCCACCCGGTGGTTGCAGAGCCGCAGGCAACACCGACTGAAATCACTGACTTTCGCTCTGAATTTGGCTTGGGGGATGCACCTTTTGTTTTGGCCTTGCCCGGGTCACGCCGCTCTGAGGTTCAAAAGTTAGCTCCTGTTTTTGGCGAGGCACTGGTTGCGTTCCAAAAATCAAATCCAAAGATGCGAGTGGTTGTGCCTGCGGCGGCGGCTGTTGCCAGCCTTGTTCGTGAAAACCTGCAAGACTGGCCCAGCGATGCCATTGTGGTGGACCCCGGAGATTTTGAGCCTGAGACGGCGCAGGCGCACAAACGCGCGGCTTTTGCAGCTGCAGACTTGGCACTGGCGGCTTCGGGAACGGTGTCGTTAGAGCTGGCGGCCGCAAGTACACCGATGGTCATTGCCTATAGGTTTCAGTGGCTGACTTGGCGGATCATGAAAGCCGTGGCGCTGATTGACACTGTAACGCTGGTAAACCTGGTGACCTGCAGTCGGTTTGTGCCGGAGTGCTTGGGCTCCGAGTGTACGCCTGTAAAGATCGTTTCGGCGCTGACGAAAGTGGCCGATGATCCATCGGATCAAAAGAAGGCGATGGCATTGACCATGTCGCAATTGGGGCAGGGCGGAGAAGCCCCTGGCCTGCGCGCTGCGCGGGCTGTTCTGGACCGATTACCCTAG
- a CDS encoding LpxI family protein → MLALIAGTGALPGEILAQLDERPLVCSMAGNDPTSVVAELRFRLEHLGSFLAELTERGITEICMAGAVARPKIDPTAIDAATFPLVPILQAALGSGDDGALRAVIEIFEKSGFSVKSAQDVAPDLLMTACVPTQVQPGELDKADVLRGVEIVAAMSSADIGQSCAVRNQQAIAVENAFGTDWMLQALQNRPDGQGGLLFKAPKLAQDRRADLPTIGPATVEMAAKAGLSGIVLEAGGVIVLAQDEVIATADRLGLFLWLRPA, encoded by the coding sequence ATGCTTGCGTTGATCGCTGGAACAGGCGCCTTGCCGGGAGAAATCTTGGCGCAATTAGACGAAAGACCTTTGGTTTGTTCCATGGCAGGAAATGATCCAACCTCGGTTGTGGCGGAGCTGCGGTTCCGGCTGGAGCACCTGGGTAGCTTTTTGGCCGAGTTGACCGAGCGCGGGATCACCGAAATCTGTATGGCTGGCGCGGTTGCGCGCCCCAAGATTGATCCGACGGCAATCGATGCTGCAACCTTTCCGTTGGTTCCAATCTTGCAGGCCGCGCTGGGAAGTGGCGATGATGGCGCCCTGCGGGCAGTTATTGAAATTTTTGAAAAATCTGGATTTTCTGTCAAGTCTGCACAGGATGTGGCGCCTGATCTTTTGATGACTGCTTGTGTCCCTACTCAGGTTCAACCGGGTGAACTGGATAAGGCAGACGTCCTACGCGGGGTCGAAATCGTGGCTGCAATGAGCAGTGCGGACATTGGCCAATCTTGCGCTGTTCGAAATCAGCAGGCCATTGCCGTGGAAAACGCATTTGGAACCGACTGGATGTTGCAGGCCTTGCAAAATCGCCCGGACGGACAGGGCGGTTTGTTATTCAAGGCGCCTAAACTTGCACAGGATCGTCGGGCAGATTTACCAACGATTGGACCTGCCACAGTGGAAATGGCAGCCAAGGCGGGGCTGTCTGGCATCGTACTTGAGGCTGGAGGCGTCATTGTCTTGGCACAAGACGAGGTGATTGCCACCGCCGATCGTCTGGGCTTGTTTTTATGGCTCCGTCCAGCATGA
- the ligA gene encoding NAD-dependent DNA ligase LigA, which yields MSEDEAREEFHELQVLLWAANREYHRGDSPSISDSVYDEAKHRFLELVEVYPNFDGAAKLLTEVGAPVASGFGKISHSQRMLSLGNAFDDEDVVGFDSSIRKYLGIAADTSLSYTAEPKIDGLSLSLRYEYGNLQQAATRGDGSTGENVTANALTIADIPQKISGAPEVLEVRGEVYMSHEDFTELNVRQQERGGKLFANPRNAAAGSLRQLDAEITRSRPLRFFAYSWGELSEPLAGLQLEAIESLKILGFQTNPLTQLCATPSELVAHYRKIEAQRATLGYDIDGVVYKVNDLGLQARLGFRSTTPRWAIAHKFPAELAWTRIEAIDIQVGRTGALSPVARLAPVTVGGVVVSNATLHNEDYIVGRDSKGAAIRNGKDIRIGDWVQVYRAGDVIPKISDVDLDKRPENSISFAFPSICPECGSQAVREEGDAVRYCTGGVICPAQAKEKMKHFVARKAFDIEGLGAKQIESFYADERLSLREPADIFTLKKRDDGNFTKLKNRDGWGEQSADNLFNAIEDKRRIGFGRMLFSLGIRHVGEAAAKDLALHFMSWGNFLLGVDAARAAALAWRKADEAVDAERIAAKAENRRAKIKETRDAVIADSGIQAPNTAAWEDLIGIDGIGASVALSLTDTFANVEERAAIMRLADELQIMPPEAPSSESPVAGKTVVFTGTLEKLTRAEAKAQAEELGAKVSGSVSKKTDILVAGPGAGTKAKKAADLGVKVLDEDGWLAMIAQT from the coding sequence ATGTCCGAAGACGAAGCTCGTGAAGAATTTCATGAGCTTCAAGTGTTACTCTGGGCAGCGAACAGAGAGTATCACCGAGGCGATTCTCCTTCGATTTCCGACTCAGTTTACGACGAAGCAAAACACCGGTTCCTGGAGCTGGTTGAGGTATATCCTAACTTCGATGGGGCTGCAAAACTGCTAACCGAAGTAGGTGCACCCGTCGCATCGGGTTTTGGTAAAATCAGCCATTCACAGCGGATGTTATCGTTAGGAAATGCCTTTGATGACGAAGATGTTGTCGGCTTTGATAGCAGCATCCGCAAATATCTCGGAATAGCCGCCGACACTTCGCTTAGCTATACCGCTGAGCCTAAAATAGACGGGTTGTCGCTGTCATTACGGTATGAATATGGCAATTTACAGCAGGCGGCCACACGTGGTGACGGTTCTACAGGTGAAAATGTCACTGCAAATGCTTTGACCATCGCGGACATTCCACAGAAAATTTCCGGTGCACCAGAGGTTCTGGAAGTGCGCGGCGAAGTTTATATGAGCCATGAAGACTTCACTGAACTGAATGTCCGGCAACAGGAGCGTGGTGGAAAACTCTTTGCCAATCCACGTAATGCTGCAGCAGGATCACTGCGCCAACTGGACGCTGAAATTACTCGGTCCAGGCCTTTGCGGTTTTTTGCGTATAGTTGGGGTGAGCTTTCCGAACCACTCGCAGGTCTTCAGTTGGAGGCAATTGAGAGCCTGAAAATTTTAGGATTTCAAACAAACCCCCTTACACAACTTTGTGCCACACCATCAGAGTTAGTAGCGCATTATCGCAAAATCGAGGCTCAGCGTGCAACACTGGGTTACGATATCGACGGGGTTGTCTATAAAGTGAATGACCTTGGATTGCAGGCACGGCTTGGATTTCGCTCAACCACCCCACGATGGGCGATAGCGCACAAATTCCCGGCCGAATTGGCCTGGACCCGAATTGAGGCCATCGACATTCAAGTTGGCCGAACCGGTGCCTTGAGCCCAGTTGCCCGGCTGGCCCCGGTCACGGTTGGCGGCGTTGTGGTGTCAAACGCCACATTGCACAATGAAGATTACATCGTTGGTAGAGATTCAAAGGGTGCCGCCATTCGCAATGGCAAAGACATCCGGATTGGCGACTGGGTACAGGTATATCGCGCCGGTGACGTGATCCCGAAAATTTCAGATGTGGATTTGGATAAAAGACCTGAAAATTCAATTTCCTTTGCCTTTCCATCCATTTGTCCTGAGTGCGGCAGTCAGGCAGTGCGGGAAGAGGGGGATGCCGTACGTTATTGCACCGGGGGGGTGATCTGTCCGGCGCAAGCCAAGGAAAAAATGAAACATTTTGTCGCTCGTAAGGCTTTTGACATTGAAGGGTTAGGGGCCAAACAGATTGAATCTTTCTATGCGGATGAGCGTTTATCCCTTCGCGAACCCGCCGACATTTTCACTCTGAAGAAACGGGACGACGGCAATTTTACCAAATTAAAAAACCGAGATGGTTGGGGGGAGCAAAGCGCTGACAATCTGTTTAATGCAATTGAGGATAAGCGTCGTATCGGCTTTGGCCGGATGCTGTTTTCTTTGGGCATTCGTCACGTTGGCGAGGCCGCGGCCAAAGACTTGGCTTTGCATTTCATGAGCTGGGGGAATTTTTTGCTGGGAGTGGACGCCGCCCGTGCGGCAGCACTGGCATGGCGTAAAGCTGATGAGGCCGTAGATGCAGAGCGTATCGCTGCGAAGGCGGAAAATCGGCGCGCAAAAATCAAGGAAACGCGAGACGCGGTGATTGCGGACAGTGGAATTCAGGCGCCAAACACTGCGGCGTGGGAAGATCTTATTGGTATTGATGGGATTGGCGCTTCTGTCGCTCTTTCACTTACAGATACTTTTGCCAACGTCGAAGAACGTGCTGCAATCATGAGGTTGGCGGACGAGTTGCAAATTATGCCACCCGAAGCTCCCTCTAGTGAAAGCCCTGTCGCTGGGAAAACTGTTGTGTTTACTGGCACATTGGAAAAATTGACTCGTGCTGAAGCAAAGGCACAGGCCGAGGAACTTGGAGCTAAGGTGTCTGGGTCGGTGTCCAAAAAGACCGATATCCTGGTGGCTGGTCCGGGTGCGGGAACCAAAGCAAAAAAAGCCGCTGACCTTGGAGTAAAAGTTCTCGATGAGGATGGCTGGCTTGCCATGATTGCTCAGACATGA
- a CDS encoding DUF1153 domain-containing protein: MFLKKVDGPRAVTLPDGTIMTHADLPPETTSRWVASRKAAVVRGVLYGLLPQTEAMQRYNLSEEEFRSWIAAVADHGVDALKTTALKKYRQT; the protein is encoded by the coding sequence ATGTTTTTGAAAAAAGTGGACGGGCCACGGGCAGTGACCTTGCCGGACGGGACAATTATGACCCACGCTGACCTGCCGCCAGAAACCACCAGCCGCTGGGTGGCGTCGCGCAAAGCAGCTGTGGTGCGTGGGGTGCTCTATGGTTTGCTACCACAAACCGAAGCCATGCAGCGCTATAATCTAAGCGAAGAAGAGTTTCGCAGCTGGATCGCGGCTGTGGCAGATCACGGCGTGGATGCATTAAAGACCACAGCGTTGAAAAAATATCGACAGACCTAG
- the recG gene encoding ATP-dependent DNA helicase RecG, with translation MSGRPEILFPLFSAVETLQGVGPKTAQNFTQMAIETPRDLLFSLPYSVVDRRLRTTLNGVDFPGVVTVEVTIGEHRPARNRGGAYRIHVTDAETDFQLVFFHGRSRYLEAQVPEGARRVVSGKVELFDGLAQMVHPDYMVPLVEASEIPGFEPVYNLTQGITQKTMFKSVRSTLTRVPELEEWIDPAQLAKENWQEWHQSILSAHNPSGLDDLDAQSPSRARLAYDELFAHQLTLALARQMERKTRGISSRGNGILQAPVLAALPYKPTSAQSLAIAEISADLEADRRMNRLLQGDVGSGKTLVAFMGLLVVVEAGGQGVMMAPTEILARQHLEGLRPLAEDAGVVLELLTGRDKGAERRAKLAALKRGDIHILVGTHAVFQQDVEFNDLRLAIVDEQHRFGVRQRMELAEKGRGADVLVMTATPIPRSLALAQYGDMDVSVLDEKPPGRKPIKTAVISTERMDEVISHLRHAIAEGRQCYWVCPLVEESEVMDLTAAEERFKRLRAVLGEGVVGLVHGQMPSKDKDSAMAAFQSGETSVLVATTVIEVGVNVPNASIMVIERAEIFGLAQLHQLRGRVGRGSAESTCLLMYQAPLKEGGRKRLEVLRETEDGFVISETDLQMRGAGDMIGTAQSGLPRFQIADLERQAGLMAVAQSDARALLAIDPGLESPRGRAARVLLWLMRQDQAIRLISVG, from the coding sequence ATGAGTGGGCGCCCGGAAATACTGTTCCCGCTGTTCTCGGCAGTGGAAACATTGCAGGGGGTGGGACCAAAGACGGCACAGAACTTCACTCAAATGGCGATAGAAACGCCGCGTGACCTGTTGTTTTCACTGCCATATTCTGTTGTGGATAGGCGGCTTCGAACTACGTTGAACGGGGTCGATTTTCCCGGCGTGGTGACCGTTGAAGTTACTATCGGCGAACACCGCCCTGCACGCAATCGTGGTGGCGCTTATCGCATTCATGTCACTGATGCTGAAACAGACTTTCAATTGGTATTCTTCCATGGTCGCAGCCGCTATTTGGAAGCACAGGTTCCGGAAGGAGCCCGCCGTGTTGTGTCGGGTAAAGTTGAGTTGTTCGATGGATTAGCCCAGATGGTCCATCCTGACTATATGGTGCCCCTGGTTGAGGCGTCAGAGATTCCAGGTTTTGAACCGGTCTACAATCTCACTCAGGGCATCACTCAGAAGACTATGTTCAAATCAGTGAGGAGTACACTGACGCGGGTTCCGGAATTAGAAGAGTGGATTGACCCCGCACAACTGGCAAAAGAAAACTGGCAGGAGTGGCATCAGTCAATTTTGAGCGCACATAACCCCAGTGGGCTGGACGATCTGGATGCACAGTCGCCATCGCGTGCCAGGTTGGCATATGACGAGTTGTTTGCCCATCAGCTTACACTGGCGCTGGCTCGACAAATGGAACGTAAAACGCGCGGAATTTCGAGTAGAGGAAACGGGATTCTTCAGGCTCCGGTTCTTGCGGCGCTTCCGTACAAACCGACCTCGGCCCAGAGCCTGGCAATTGCTGAGATATCCGCCGACCTTGAGGCAGACAGGCGAATGAACCGATTGCTGCAGGGCGATGTTGGATCTGGAAAAACACTGGTTGCTTTCATGGGCTTGTTGGTTGTTGTTGAAGCTGGTGGCCAAGGCGTTATGATGGCTCCTACAGAAATCCTGGCCCGCCAACATCTCGAAGGACTACGACCTCTGGCGGAGGATGCTGGAGTGGTTTTGGAACTGCTGACTGGGCGTGACAAGGGGGCGGAACGCAGAGCTAAACTTGCGGCTTTGAAACGGGGCGACATTCACATTTTGGTAGGGACGCATGCCGTGTTTCAACAAGATGTGGAATTTAACGACCTTCGGTTAGCCATTGTCGATGAGCAACATCGGTTTGGCGTGCGCCAACGCATGGAACTTGCTGAAAAAGGGCGGGGTGCAGATGTTCTGGTGATGACGGCCACGCCTATTCCCCGGTCACTGGCGTTGGCGCAATATGGCGACATGGATGTCTCAGTTCTGGATGAAAAGCCACCGGGACGTAAACCAATCAAAACCGCGGTTATCAGTACCGAACGGATGGACGAGGTCATCAGCCATCTGCGCCATGCCATTGCGGAGGGCCGTCAATGTTATTGGGTGTGTCCCTTAGTCGAAGAATCTGAAGTGATGGATTTGACCGCGGCAGAAGAACGTTTTAAGCGATTGCGCGCGGTGTTGGGAGAGGGTGTTGTCGGGTTGGTCCACGGGCAGATGCCATCAAAGGACAAAGATTCTGCTATGGCTGCCTTTCAATCTGGTGAAACCTCCGTTCTTGTGGCGACAACAGTGATCGAGGTGGGAGTCAACGTTCCCAATGCCTCTATCATGGTGATTGAAAGAGCTGAAATTTTCGGCTTGGCACAATTGCATCAGTTGCGTGGGCGCGTGGGACGGGGAAGCGCCGAGTCGACCTGCCTTTTGATGTATCAAGCCCCTTTGAAAGAGGGCGGGCGCAAGCGTCTTGAAGTTTTACGTGAAACTGAAGACGGCTTTGTCATTTCTGAAACGGACCTCCAGATGCGTGGTGCCGGCGACATGATCGGGACTGCCCAATCGGGACTACCAAGATTTCAAATTGCCGATTTGGAAAGACAGGCTGGGTTGATGGCGGTAGCACAAAGTGATGCGCGGGCGTTG
- the mnmA gene encoding tRNA 2-thiouridine(34) synthase MnmA codes for MALDTSHPLNSLGFAKPPSETRVVVAMSGGVDSSVVAAYLADQGYDVVGVTLQLYDHGAALAKKGACCAGIDIHDARRVAEERGFPHYVLDYENIFKDAVIDEFADSYLAGATPVPCIRCNERIKFKDLLQTAKDLEADCMATGHYIQRKMGEHGAELHSATDANRDQSYFLFPTTPEQLDFLRFPLGHLPNKDATRKMATQYGLAVADKPDSQDICFVPDGDYAGLIEKLRPGAAEPGEIVHADGRILGKHDGVLHYTIGQRRGLGIGGLSEPLYVVKLDVDTKQVIVGGKELLATRTIPVREINWLGDEPFTSRDEWHLSVKVRSTRPPREAIIRPISATEAEVELLTPEEGVSPGQACVFYANEGSRIFGGGWIWRGY; via the coding sequence ATGGCGCTGGATACATCCCACCCGTTGAACTCGCTTGGCTTTGCTAAACCACCATCTGAAACCCGTGTCGTCGTAGCCATGTCCGGCGGCGTCGACAGCTCTGTTGTGGCAGCATACTTGGCCGATCAAGGCTATGACGTAGTCGGTGTGACGCTGCAATTGTATGATCATGGTGCCGCTCTGGCCAAGAAGGGCGCCTGTTGCGCAGGCATTGATATCCACGATGCCCGCCGTGTCGCCGAGGAACGCGGCTTTCCGCATTACGTGTTGGATTATGAGAACATTTTTAAAGATGCGGTGATCGACGAGTTTGCAGACAGCTATTTGGCAGGTGCCACTCCGGTTCCCTGCATCCGTTGCAATGAACGAATCAAATTCAAGGACTTGTTACAGACCGCCAAGGACCTAGAGGCCGACTGCATGGCCACCGGTCACTATATTCAGCGCAAAATGGGCGAGCATGGCGCCGAGCTGCATTCGGCAACCGATGCCAATCGCGATCAGAGCTATTTCCTGTTTCCAACCACCCCGGAACAGCTCGATTTCCTACGCTTCCCCCTGGGTCATCTTCCGAACAAGGACGCCACCCGCAAAATGGCAACACAATACGGGCTGGCGGTGGCCGATAAACCAGACAGTCAGGATATCTGTTTTGTGCCCGACGGTGATTATGCCGGACTGATCGAGAAACTGCGCCCCGGTGCTGCCGAACCCGGCGAGATCGTGCATGCCGACGGGCGTATCTTGGGTAAACATGACGGTGTATTGCACTATACGATCGGTCAGCGCCGCGGTCTTGGCATTGGCGGGCTTAGCGAGCCGCTGTATGTGGTCAAACTCGACGTGGACACAAAACAAGTCATCGTCGGCGGTAAAGAATTGCTGGCCACCCGCACAATCCCAGTCCGCGAAATCAACTGGTTGGGGGATGAACCTTTCACGTCGCGCGACGAGTGGCACCTATCGGTCAAAGTCCGCTCAACCCGCCCCCCTCGTGAGGCCATTATCCGGCCGATCTCAGCCACTGAAGCCGAAGTAGAGTTGCTGACACCCGAAGAGGGTGTCTCTCCGGGTCAAGCCTGCGTGTTTTACGCCAACGAGGGCAGCAGGATATTCGGTGGGGGTTGGATTTGGCGCGGATATTGA